A stretch of the Mycobacteriales bacterium genome encodes the following:
- the ligD gene encoding non-homologous end-joining DNA ligase, whose product MLAVAGALPEGPGWSYEMKWDGVRALADITAEGLRMTSRSGSEVTVAYPELHGLAEIAEDVLLDGEVVAFADNRPSFAALQPRMHVRNAAHARRLAGTTPVSYLIFDVLRLYGVDLTDRPYAERRATLDRLGLGGERWTVPPTFDDGPATVAACHTQGLEGVVAKRLASPYRPGVRSSEWVKVRLLRRQEFVVAGWQRGSGGRRGSIGALVLGYHRDGDLVYAGQVGSGFTDAALDLLADRLLPLRRERPAFAEPPPTADRRDVVWCDPQVVVEVEFGEWTPNGRLRFPTYQGLRDDKNPDEVVRE is encoded by the coding sequence ATGCTCGCCGTCGCCGGTGCCCTACCCGAGGGTCCCGGGTGGTCGTATGAGATGAAATGGGACGGTGTCCGGGCGCTCGCCGACATCACCGCCGAGGGACTGCGGATGACCAGCCGGTCCGGTAGCGAGGTGACGGTCGCCTATCCGGAGCTGCACGGGCTCGCCGAAATCGCCGAGGATGTCCTGCTCGACGGCGAAGTGGTCGCGTTCGCCGACAACCGGCCGTCGTTCGCCGCGCTGCAGCCGCGGATGCACGTCCGCAACGCCGCCCATGCCCGTCGGCTCGCCGGGACGACGCCGGTCAGCTACCTGATCTTCGACGTCCTGCGCCTTTACGGCGTCGACCTGACCGACCGGCCTTACGCCGAGCGCCGGGCGACCCTCGACCGGCTCGGCCTGGGCGGCGAGCGGTGGACGGTCCCGCCGACGTTCGACGACGGGCCGGCCACCGTGGCCGCCTGCCACACCCAGGGGCTGGAGGGCGTCGTCGCCAAACGCCTCGCCTCGCCGTACCGGCCCGGCGTGCGCAGCTCGGAATGGGTGAAGGTGCGCCTGCTGCGCCGGCAGGAGTTCGTCGTCGCGGGCTGGCAACGGGGCAGCGGCGGCCGGCGGGGCAGCATCGGCGCGCTGGTCCTCGGCTACCACCGCGACGGCGACCTGGTCTACGCCGGCCAGGTCGGCAGCGGGTTCACCGACGCCGCGCTGGATCTGCTCGCGGACCGGCTGCTGCCGCTCCGGCGAGAGCGCCCGGCCTTTGCCGAGCCCCCACCGACCGCGGACCGGCGCGACGTCGTGTGGTGCGATCCGCAGGTGGTGGTGGAGGTCGAGTTCGGCGAATGGACGCCCAACGGGCGACTACGTTTCCCCACGTACCAGGGATTGCGGGACGACAAGAATCCAGACGAGGTGGTCCGTGAGTAA
- a CDS encoding alpha/beta hydrolase — protein MSQLASHAAERRTVRTPSGPVAVLDTGPGRLTPALLVPGFTGSKEDFAPLLDRLAATGRRTVAIDLPGQYESPGPDDPAAYGMDVLAADVAAVIADLRARPHLVGHSFGGLVGRALVLATPSTVSSYVLLDSGPAAAVGERRARLEALEPVLDSGGLPAVYAAIEAAESSDPRWQATPVDLRDFLKRRFLASSAAGLKGMADALRREPDRVDELAAAGVPLLVACGVEDNAWSPAVQEEMAHRLGAGFVAIPGAQHSPAVENPDETARILLDFWSTVDEHD, from the coding sequence GTGAGCCAACTCGCCTCCCACGCCGCCGAGCGTCGTACCGTCCGCACACCCTCCGGTCCGGTCGCAGTCCTGGACACCGGACCTGGTCGGCTGACACCCGCGCTGCTCGTGCCCGGCTTCACCGGCAGCAAGGAGGACTTCGCCCCGCTGCTCGACCGGCTGGCCGCAACGGGCCGGCGCACGGTCGCGATCGACCTGCCCGGCCAGTACGAGTCCCCCGGTCCGGACGATCCGGCGGCCTACGGCATGGACGTCCTGGCCGCCGACGTCGCCGCCGTGATCGCCGACCTGCGTGCCCGGCCGCACCTGGTCGGCCACTCCTTCGGCGGGCTGGTCGGGCGTGCTTTGGTGCTGGCGACGCCGTCGACGGTGTCGTCGTACGTGCTGCTCGACTCGGGTCCGGCGGCCGCAGTGGGCGAACGACGCGCGCGGCTCGAGGCCCTCGAACCGGTCCTCGACAGCGGCGGCCTGCCCGCGGTCTACGCCGCCATCGAGGCAGCCGAGTCCAGCGATCCGCGCTGGCAGGCGACACCCGTCGACCTCCGCGACTTCCTCAAGCGCCGGTTCCTCGCCTCCTCGGCGGCCGGCCTGAAGGGAATGGCCGACGCGCTGCGCCGCGAGCCCGACCGGGTCGACGAACTCGCCGCGGCCGGAGTACCGCTGCTCGTCGCCTGCGGCGTGGAGGACAACGCGTGGTCACCGGCCGTCCAGGAAGAGATGGCGCACCGGCTCGGGGCCGGATTCGTCGCGATCCCCGGTGCCCAGCACTCCCCCGCGGTCGAGAATCCGGACGAGACGGCCCGGATCCTGCTCGACTTCTGGTCCACAGTGGACGAGCACGACTGA
- a CDS encoding oxygenase MpaB family protein, with translation MTSDLGFFGPDSVTWRLHADPVVFFVGGLRALLLQALHPRAIAGVAAHDGFTTDPWGRLQRTSEYLGVTTFGTVADAEQAAARIRRIHRSLAAVDPDTGRVFRLDEPDLLLWVHCAEVDSTLATARLAGVGPNARDADRYVAEQVRSAELVGVPADMVPRTAGDLESYLAGMRSTLRLTPAARSAARFVLVPPMPTWVVLGTPARPAWAGVAGLALGALPGWARRMYWLPGLPTTRFAVAAGLRVLRTTTALLPPKLREGPALTDARRRLAATPVRRLQVVPPA, from the coding sequence ATGACCTCCGACCTCGGCTTCTTCGGCCCGGACTCGGTGACCTGGCGACTGCACGCCGATCCGGTGGTGTTCTTCGTGGGCGGCCTGCGCGCTTTGCTGCTGCAGGCACTGCATCCGCGGGCGATCGCCGGCGTCGCCGCGCACGACGGCTTCACCACCGACCCGTGGGGCAGGCTGCAGCGCACCAGCGAATACCTCGGCGTCACGACCTTCGGCACCGTCGCCGACGCCGAGCAGGCGGCAGCCCGGATACGCCGGATCCACCGCAGTCTCGCCGCCGTCGATCCGGACACCGGACGCGTCTTCCGTCTCGACGAGCCCGATCTGCTGCTGTGGGTGCACTGCGCGGAGGTCGACTCGACGCTCGCCACAGCCCGGCTCGCCGGCGTCGGGCCCAACGCCCGCGACGCCGACCGTTACGTCGCCGAACAGGTTCGCTCGGCCGAACTCGTGGGCGTGCCCGCGGACATGGTGCCGCGTACCGCCGGCGACCTCGAGTCCTATCTCGCCGGCATGCGGTCGACACTGCGGTTGACTCCGGCCGCCCGGTCCGCGGCCCGTTTCGTGCTGGTGCCGCCGATGCCGACCTGGGTCGTGCTCGGCACCCCGGCCCGCCCGGCCTGGGCCGGCGTCGCCGGCCTCGCCCTCGGTGCGCTGCCCGGATGGGCCCGCCGGATGTACTGGCTACCCGGCCTGCCGACCACGAGGTTCGCGGTCGCCGCCGGGCTGCGGGTGCTCCGGACGACCACCGCGCTCCTCCCGCCGAAGCTGCGCGAGGGCCCCGCCCTCACCGATGCACGGCGGCGGCTCGCGGCGACACCGGTGCGCCGGCTGCAGGTCGTCCCGCCGGCCTAG
- a CDS encoding ferritin-like fold-containing protein, translated as MPESPEQAAALPSQHAVVDLLGVLAYGELTAFGRLATDSRLAPTLAGRAALAEMAAAEIGHFGRLRTRLTEMGVDPDTAMAPFIIPLDAFHDSTRPRTWLEGLVKAYVGDGIAADFYREIAGWLDPPTRDLVLEVLEDTGHAAFAVREVRAAIDADPRVAGRLALWARRLLGEAISQAQRVAADRDALAELIVGGSGDLAGIGTLFKRLTDAHAQRMRNLGLSG; from the coding sequence GTGCCCGAGTCCCCCGAGCAAGCGGCTGCGCTGCCCAGTCAGCATGCCGTGGTCGATCTGCTCGGCGTACTCGCCTACGGCGAGCTCACCGCGTTCGGCCGGTTGGCGACCGACTCCCGGCTCGCGCCCACCCTCGCCGGACGGGCAGCCCTGGCCGAGATGGCCGCCGCCGAGATCGGGCATTTCGGACGGCTCCGTACCCGCCTGACCGAGATGGGCGTCGACCCGGACACGGCGATGGCGCCGTTCATCATTCCGCTGGACGCCTTCCACGACTCCACCCGGCCGAGAACCTGGCTCGAGGGACTGGTCAAGGCCTACGTCGGCGACGGCATCGCCGCCGACTTCTACCGGGAGATCGCCGGCTGGCTGGATCCACCCACCCGGGACCTGGTGCTCGAGGTGCTCGAGGACACCGGGCACGCCGCGTTCGCCGTCCGGGAGGTGCGGGCCGCGATCGACGCCGACCCGCGGGTCGCGGGGCGGCTGGCGCTCTGGGCCCGGCGGCTGCTCGGCGAGGCGATCTCGCAGGCGCAACGGGTCGCCGCCGATCGGGACGCCCTGGCCGAACTCATCGTCGGCGGGTCCGGTGACCTCGCCGGCATCGGAACGCTGTTCAAGCGGCTCACCGACGCGCACGCGCAGCGGATGCGCAACCTCGGCCTGTCCGGGTGA
- the ligD gene encoding non-homologous end-joining DNA ligase has translation MSNELQVQVDGRVLRLSNVDKPLYPDGFTKGEVIDYYSRIAPVMLPHLAGRPATLKRYPNGVDGKFFFEKNAPSHRPDWTRTVRLPSPGSTKNRDEIDYLVIDDLPTLVWVANLAALELHTPQWRVGPRGGQRGVDQLVFDLDPGPPATIAECCEVATLLRAALDDDGLAAYPKTSGSKGMQLCVPITETPAGRTSDYARMLAERLAEEHGDLVVAQMSKSLRPGKVFVDWSQNNPAKTTICVYSLRARERPTVSTPLTWEEVERGGSISFTASEVLDRVERDGDLLAGALKGRRGLPD, from the coding sequence GTGAGTAACGAACTGCAGGTGCAGGTCGACGGCCGGGTGCTTCGCCTGTCCAATGTGGACAAGCCGCTTTATCCCGACGGCTTCACCAAGGGCGAGGTCATCGACTACTACTCGCGGATCGCTCCGGTGATGCTGCCGCATCTGGCCGGTCGGCCGGCGACGCTCAAGCGATATCCGAATGGCGTCGACGGCAAGTTCTTCTTCGAGAAGAACGCGCCCTCGCACCGCCCGGACTGGACGCGCACGGTCCGGCTGCCAAGTCCGGGCAGCACGAAGAACCGGGACGAGATCGACTACCTCGTCATCGACGACCTCCCCACCCTGGTGTGGGTGGCCAACCTCGCTGCTCTCGAGCTGCACACCCCGCAGTGGCGGGTCGGCCCGCGCGGGGGGCAGCGGGGCGTCGACCAACTGGTCTTCGACCTCGACCCGGGACCGCCCGCGACCATCGCCGAATGCTGCGAGGTCGCGACCCTGCTGCGCGCCGCCCTCGACGACGACGGCCTCGCGGCGTATCCCAAGACGAGCGGGTCGAAGGGCATGCAGCTGTGCGTGCCGATCACCGAGACGCCGGCCGGCCGGACCTCGGACTACGCGCGGATGCTGGCCGAGCGGCTCGCCGAGGAGCACGGCGATCTGGTGGTCGCCCAGATGAGCAAATCGTTGCGTCCGGGCAAGGTCTTCGTCGACTGGAGCCAGAACAACCCCGCCAAGACCACGATCTGTGTCTACTCCCTGCGGGCCCGGGAGCGCCCGACTGTGTCCACGCCGCTGACCTGGGAGGAGGTCGAGCGCGGCGGGTCGATCTCTTTCACCGCTTCCGAGGTGCTCGACCGGGTCGAGCGGGACGGCGACCTGCTCGCCGGTGCGTTGAAAGGCCGCCGCGGGTTGCCGGACTGA
- the rsgA gene encoding ribosome small subunit-dependent GTPase A: protein MTESLSALGWNPDLAQQFATTAPPGCIPGRVGRIDRGGLLVHTGSDVVAAVPAGRLFRDDDADRLAVGDWVVLDDRRVIAILPRRTVLTRQDSGGAAVEAPVASNVDIVLVVIALDGALRLGRLERYVAFAWSSGATPVVVLNKADRCPDVPGAVSEAETVAVGAAVHAVSAHDGTGLDELRTYVVDGATAALIGPSGVGKSTIVNRLTATDASPTTEIRSDGKGRHTTTWRELVPLSGGGVLLDTPGLRGLALWESGEGVDATFADIGELIENCRFTDCAHKAEPGCAVLGAVEAGTLAPERLARYRKLLREEAWLAGRRDARARAAESARLRRFSREIRDQPHR, encoded by the coding sequence GTGACCGAAAGCCTCTCCGCCCTCGGGTGGAACCCTGATCTCGCCCAGCAGTTCGCCACCACCGCGCCACCCGGGTGCATCCCCGGCCGGGTCGGCCGCATCGACCGCGGCGGGCTGCTTGTTCACACCGGCTCCGACGTGGTGGCCGCGGTTCCCGCCGGCCGGCTATTCCGCGACGACGACGCCGACCGGCTCGCCGTCGGGGACTGGGTGGTCCTCGACGATCGGCGGGTCATCGCGATCCTGCCTCGGCGCACCGTCCTGACCCGGCAGGACAGCGGTGGCGCCGCGGTCGAGGCGCCCGTCGCGTCCAACGTCGACATCGTCCTCGTCGTCATCGCCCTGGACGGAGCGTTGCGTCTGGGTCGCCTCGAGCGTTACGTCGCCTTCGCCTGGAGCTCAGGAGCTACGCCCGTCGTCGTCCTGAACAAGGCGGATCGCTGCCCGGACGTGCCGGGCGCGGTCAGCGAGGCCGAGACGGTCGCGGTGGGCGCCGCGGTACACGCAGTAAGTGCCCACGACGGCACCGGACTCGACGAGCTGCGGACCTACGTCGTGGACGGCGCGACCGCCGCACTGATCGGCCCGTCCGGCGTGGGCAAGTCCACCATCGTCAACCGGCTGACGGCCACCGACGCGAGCCCGACCACCGAGATCCGGTCCGACGGCAAGGGTCGGCACACGACGACCTGGCGCGAACTCGTCCCGCTGTCCGGCGGCGGCGTACTCCTCGACACGCCGGGCCTGCGTGGACTCGCCTTGTGGGAGTCAGGCGAGGGCGTCGACGCGACCTTCGCCGACATCGGGGAGCTCATCGAGAACTGCCGCTTCACCGACTGCGCACACAAAGCCGAGCCGGGCTGCGCGGTGCTGGGTGCCGTCGAAGCCGGCACCCTCGCGCCGGAACGACTGGCCCGGTACCGCAAGTTACTGCGGGAGGAGGCATGGCTCGCGGGCCGCCGGGACGCCCGCGCCCGTGCCGCCGAGTCCGCGCGCCTGCGGCGCTTCTCCCGGGAGATCCGCGACCAGCCGCACCGCTGA
- a CDS encoding TetR/AcrR family transcriptional regulator, whose product MPASTGSATRGGRLPRSARRQQLLDAARDVFVANGYHAAAMDDIAVRAGVSKPVLYQHFPGKLDLYLALLDGLGEKLVGQVREAMASTTDNKTRVHNAISAYFDFVDGDGPGDQGAFRLVFESDLRNEPAVRERVERTSHLCMQALADTIAADTGLARVQAELLSMAMIGISEVGARYWLLRDRAVPKEDAVRLLETLAWRGISSFPRQGEND is encoded by the coding sequence GTGCCGGCATCGACCGGATCGGCCACCCGCGGTGGGCGACTCCCCCGCTCGGCCCGCCGCCAGCAACTGCTCGACGCGGCGCGGGACGTCTTCGTCGCCAACGGGTATCACGCGGCCGCGATGGACGACATCGCGGTGCGCGCCGGCGTCTCCAAACCGGTGCTCTACCAGCACTTCCCCGGCAAGCTCGACCTCTATCTCGCTTTGCTCGACGGCCTCGGTGAGAAGCTGGTGGGCCAGGTGCGTGAGGCGATGGCGTCCACCACCGACAACAAGACGCGGGTGCACAACGCCATCAGCGCCTACTTCGACTTCGTCGACGGAGACGGGCCGGGCGATCAGGGCGCCTTCCGGCTCGTCTTCGAGTCCGATCTGCGCAATGAACCGGCCGTCCGGGAACGCGTCGAACGCACCAGCCACCTGTGCATGCAGGCGCTCGCCGACACGATCGCGGCCGACACCGGCCTCGCCCGGGTTCAGGCCGAACTGCTGTCGATGGCGATGATCGGGATCTCCGAGGTCGGCGCGCGGTACTGGCTGCTGCGCGACCGGGCCGTGCCGAAGGAGGACGCCGTGCGGCTGCTCGAGACGCTCGCCTGGCGGGGCATCTCCAGCTTCCCGCGACAGGGCGAGAACGACTGA
- a CDS encoding PPOX class F420-dependent oxidoreductase, with protein sequence MEIEKAQDFLRSNHRGVLSTNRSSGGVQLSPVTATVDDSGAVVISSREPAYKVRNLSRDPRASYCALNDGFFGEWLQIDGRAEIVPLPEAMDGLVDYYRSISGEHDDWDEYRAAMRAQRRVLIRITIERAGPDRSG encoded by the coding sequence ATGGAGATCGAGAAGGCGCAGGACTTCCTGCGGTCGAATCATCGCGGCGTACTGAGCACCAATCGCTCGAGTGGTGGCGTGCAGCTCTCGCCCGTCACCGCCACGGTCGACGATTCCGGTGCGGTGGTCATCAGCAGCCGTGAGCCGGCGTACAAGGTCCGCAACCTGAGCCGCGATCCGCGAGCGTCTTACTGTGCTCTCAATGACGGCTTCTTCGGTGAGTGGCTGCAGATCGACGGTCGCGCCGAGATCGTGCCGCTGCCCGAGGCGATGGACGGCCTGGTCGACTACTACCGGTCGATCTCCGGCGAACACGACGACTGGGACGAGTACCGCGCCGCCATGCGCGCGCAGCGTCGCGTCCTGATCCGGATCACCATCGAGCGCGCCGGTCCGGACCGATCCGGCTGA
- a CDS encoding DUF3107 domain-containing protein: MEVKVGVQQSPRELVLESAQTPEEVEQAVTAALADADGVLSLVDDKGRRLIVPSQKVAYVEIAETESRRVGFIAS, translated from the coding sequence GTGGAGGTCAAGGTCGGCGTACAACAATCGCCGCGTGAATTGGTGCTGGAATCGGCGCAGACCCCGGAAGAGGTCGAGCAGGCGGTGACTGCCGCATTGGCCGATGCCGACGGGGTGCTTTCCCTGGTCGACGACAAGGGCCGGCGGTTGATCGTGCCGTCGCAGAAGGTCGCCTATGTCGAGATCGCCGAGACCGAGAGCCGGCGGGTCGGCTTCATCGCCAGCTGA
- a CDS encoding PQQ-binding-like beta-propeller repeat protein, whose amino-acid sequence MALGIPGSRWGRALVGAAVLVIVAAAVGIPVVLTSDWWTLSYAVAAQAPRALSPTEPAGTVHRAWSASGTPSAGSPVGPAAVVTADRHEIAGRDPRTGAIKWHYRRGNADLCSWVVANSSAVAVFRNGTSCSDITAFDPDTGSRRWYRNADLGAHIRLVAAPNVVVATEKAGLTAFYTDGGGDAWSFSKPGCTMGPVAGGDVGVVVVADCGRRGDSLIALDSYSGDKKWTVAAGGENPQLLGADNRVTLLSRIGGRATLSVFSSTGHAVGSISGHGLTDAARQLPTGAVADGRLVAFDGNRVFALALDRPRIAWSAPATGPADVEGSAALVPQNTGFAEYAVATGQVVRRVTATVPSAPTALARIGSAIVAVSPEATTAFD is encoded by the coding sequence GTGGCCCTCGGCATCCCCGGCTCGCGCTGGGGTCGCGCGCTGGTCGGCGCGGCCGTCCTCGTCATCGTCGCGGCGGCGGTCGGCATACCCGTCGTACTCACCAGCGACTGGTGGACCCTCAGCTACGCGGTCGCCGCGCAGGCACCCCGGGCGCTCAGTCCGACCGAGCCGGCCGGCACCGTCCACCGGGCGTGGTCGGCTTCCGGTACGCCGTCGGCCGGGAGCCCGGTCGGCCCGGCGGCCGTGGTCACCGCCGACCGGCACGAGATCGCCGGGCGCGACCCGCGCACCGGCGCGATCAAGTGGCACTACCGCCGCGGAAACGCCGACCTGTGCTCGTGGGTCGTCGCCAACTCCAGCGCGGTCGCGGTGTTCCGCAACGGCACGTCCTGCAGCGACATCACCGCGTTCGACCCGGACACCGGAAGCCGCCGGTGGTACCGCAACGCCGACCTCGGTGCGCACATCAGGCTGGTGGCCGCGCCCAACGTCGTCGTGGCGACCGAGAAGGCCGGCCTCACCGCGTTCTACACCGACGGTGGCGGTGACGCCTGGAGCTTCAGCAAGCCCGGCTGCACCATGGGCCCGGTCGCCGGCGGCGACGTCGGGGTGGTCGTGGTGGCCGACTGCGGACGCCGCGGCGACTCTCTGATCGCCCTCGATTCCTACAGCGGCGACAAGAAGTGGACCGTGGCCGCCGGCGGTGAGAATCCTCAGCTGCTCGGTGCCGACAATCGGGTGACGTTGCTGTCGCGGATCGGTGGCCGCGCCACGCTGTCGGTGTTCAGCTCGACCGGTCACGCGGTGGGATCCATCAGCGGCCACGGCCTCACCGATGCGGCCCGGCAGCTGCCGACCGGCGCGGTCGCCGACGGACGCCTGGTCGCCTTCGACGGGAACCGGGTGTTCGCGCTCGCGCTGGACCGGCCGCGGATCGCGTGGTCGGCGCCGGCCACCGGCCCGGCCGACGTCGAGGGTTCCGCCGCACTCGTCCCCCAGAACACCGGATTCGCGGAGTACGCCGTGGCCACGGGTCAGGTCGTGCGGCGCGTCACCGCCACGGTGCCGTCCGCGCCCACCGCGCTGGCCCGGATCGGGTCGGCCATCGTGGCCGTGTCCCCCGAAGCGACGACGGCGTTCGACTGA
- a CDS encoding alkaline phosphatase family protein yields MTGVSRRRFLSGSAAVAGGAAVAGLSPARASAATHGGRSGTIADVEHVIVLMQENRSFDHYYGSLGGVRGLGDKRLLTYPGGADVLTQPDATRTDGGTLLPWHMDTAQYDAQEAGDLDHSWEGTHEAWNSGAWNRWVAAKGEETMGFFTRSDIPWQYALADAFTICDHYHCSIQGPTTPNRLYHWTGTIDPAGAAGGPAISNPADYVPVYNWTTYPERLEAA; encoded by the coding sequence ATGACTGGTGTCTCCCGACGACGGTTCCTGTCCGGCAGTGCAGCGGTGGCAGGTGGTGCGGCGGTCGCCGGACTCAGCCCCGCTCGCGCCTCCGCCGCGACCCACGGCGGCCGCTCCGGCACGATCGCCGACGTCGAGCACGTCATTGTGCTGATGCAGGAGAACCGCTCGTTCGACCACTACTACGGGTCCCTCGGGGGCGTCCGCGGCCTCGGTGACAAGCGGTTGTTGACCTATCCCGGTGGCGCCGACGTACTGACTCAGCCGGATGCGACGCGCACCGACGGCGGAACGCTGCTGCCGTGGCACATGGACACCGCGCAGTACGACGCGCAGGAGGCCGGCGACCTCGACCACAGCTGGGAGGGGACGCACGAGGCGTGGAACTCCGGCGCCTGGAACCGATGGGTCGCCGCCAAGGGCGAGGAGACCATGGGGTTCTTCACCCGATCCGACATCCCCTGGCAGTACGCACTCGCCGACGCCTTCACGATCTGCGACCACTACCACTGCTCGATTCAGGGTCCGACGACGCCCAACCGGCTTTACCACTGGACCGGCACCATCGACCCGGCCGGCGCCGCCGGCGGACCGGCGATCTCCAACCCCGCCGACTACGTACCGGTCTACAACTGGACGACGTACCCGGAGCGGCTCGAGGCGGC
- a CDS encoding DEAD/DEAH box helicase — MTNSEKDSAGGADSAAATDAVAAEHRTDLVAGEEAERFEPLAARADVEQSAPLFADLGVDPTIVESLADVGIARTFAIQELTLPIALPGHDLIGQARTGTGKTLGFGVPLLQRITLPGEKGATPQALVVVPTRELCVQVTRDLQAAGARSQARCVAIYGGRAYEPQVSALQKGVDVVVGTPGRLLDLVQQGHLVLDRVSVLVLDEADEMLDLGFLPDIERILASVPTERQTMLFSATMPAPIVSLSRAFMRQPTHVRAHGNDEGSTVPETRQLVYRAHAMDKVELLARILQSRDRELIMVFCRTKRTAAKVADDLTDRGFAAAAVHGDLGQGAREQAMRAFRSGKVDVLIATDVAARGIDVTGVSHVINYQCPEDEKVYLHRIGRTGRAGGDGTAVTFVDWDDVPRWKHINTALGLSFDDPPETYSTSAHLYADLDIPESAGGTLPRDQRKRAGLRAEKVEDIGETGRRAVSGGRDAGRRRDGRSDRARDHGSDHESRGPAPGKGRSRRRTRRGDPVDASAGPEATDSTSGGVPEQGEPGRADTRRPRRRRRGGQRRHQGDGAGDSTGGSDTAASRPTG, encoded by the coding sequence ATGACCAACTCAGAGAAGGATTCCGCCGGCGGAGCAGATTCCGCCGCGGCGACGGATGCCGTCGCCGCCGAGCACCGCACCGATCTCGTCGCCGGTGAAGAGGCCGAGCGGTTCGAACCGCTCGCGGCCCGCGCCGATGTCGAGCAGTCGGCACCGCTCTTCGCCGATCTCGGCGTCGACCCGACGATCGTCGAGTCGCTCGCCGACGTCGGCATCGCCCGCACCTTCGCGATCCAGGAGCTCACCCTCCCGATAGCGCTGCCCGGCCACGACCTGATCGGCCAGGCCCGCACCGGTACCGGCAAGACGCTCGGGTTCGGCGTACCGCTGCTGCAGCGGATCACGCTGCCCGGCGAGAAGGGTGCGACCCCGCAGGCCCTGGTCGTCGTCCCCACCCGGGAGCTGTGCGTCCAGGTGACCCGCGACCTGCAGGCCGCGGGCGCCCGCAGCCAAGCCCGCTGTGTCGCCATCTACGGCGGCCGGGCCTACGAGCCGCAGGTCTCGGCGCTGCAGAAGGGCGTCGATGTAGTCGTCGGGACGCCCGGGCGGCTGCTCGACCTGGTCCAGCAGGGTCACCTGGTGCTCGACCGGGTGTCCGTCCTCGTACTCGACGAGGCCGACGAGATGCTCGACCTCGGCTTCCTGCCCGACATCGAGCGGATCCTCGCCTCGGTGCCGACCGAGCGGCAGACAATGCTCTTCAGCGCCACCATGCCGGCGCCGATCGTCTCCCTGTCGCGGGCGTTCATGCGCCAGCCGACCCACGTCCGCGCCCACGGCAACGACGAGGGCAGCACCGTCCCGGAGACCCGGCAGCTGGTCTACCGGGCGCACGCCATGGACAAGGTCGAACTCCTGGCCCGCATCCTGCAGAGCCGTGACCGCGAGCTCATCATGGTGTTCTGCCGGACCAAGCGCACCGCCGCGAAGGTCGCCGACGACCTGACCGACCGTGGGTTCGCCGCCGCCGCCGTGCACGGCGACCTCGGCCAGGGCGCCCGCGAACAGGCGATGCGGGCGTTCCGCAGCGGGAAGGTCGACGTACTCATCGCGACCGACGTCGCCGCGCGCGGCATCGACGTGACCGGCGTCAGCCACGTCATCAACTACCAGTGCCCGGAGGACGAGAAGGTCTACCTGCACCGGATCGGCCGCACCGGGCGGGCCGGCGGCGACGGCACGGCCGTCACGTTCGTCGACTGGGACGACGTCCCGCGGTGGAAGCACATCAACACCGCACTCGGCCTGTCCTTCGACGACCCGCCGGAGACCTACTCGACGTCCGCCCACCTCTACGCCGACCTCGACATCCCCGAGAGCGCCGGCGGCACCCTGCCCCGCGACCAGCGCAAGCGCGCGGGTCTGCGGGCCGAGAAGGTCGAGGACATCGGCGAGACGGGCCGGCGCGCGGTCAGCGGAGGACGGGACGCGGGCCGCCGGCGGGACGGTCGCAGCGACCGGGCCCGCGACCACGGATCCGACCACGAGTCCCGCGGACCCGCACCCGGCAAGGGCCGCAGCCGCCGCCGCACCCGCCGGGGCGACCCGGTGGATGCCTCCGCCGGACCCGAGGCGACCGACTCGACCTCCGGCGGTGTCCCGGAGCAGGGCGAGCCGGGTCGGGCGGACACCCGTCGACCGCGCCGTCGGCGCCGCGGCGGGCAGCGACGCCACCAGGGCGACGGGGCCGGCGACTCGACCGGCGGCTCGGACACCGCGGCATCGCGGCCGACCGGCTGA